One Vicugna pacos chromosome 31, VicPac4, whole genome shotgun sequence genomic region harbors:
- the CHRNA2 gene encoding neuronal acetylcholine receptor subunit alpha-2 isoform X1 translates to MGPSCPALPSTTKLGLWWLLLIPAASAQRAPHTQAEDRLFKHLFKDYNRWARPVPNTSDVVIVRFGLSIAQLIDVDEKNQMMTTNVWLKQEWSDYKLRWNPADFGNITSLRVPSEMIWIPDIVLYNNADGEFVVTHMTKAHVFSSGTVHWVPPAIYKSSCSIDVTFFPFDQQNCKMKFGSWSYDKAKIDLVQMEQMVDLKDYWESGEWAIVNATGTYNSKKYDCCAEVYPDVTYYFVIRRLPLFYTINLIIPCLLISCLTVLVFYLPSDCGEKITLCISVLLSLTVFLLLITEIIPSTSLVIPLIGEYLLFTMIFVTLSIVITVFVLNVHHRSPSTHSMPRWVRVAFLGCVPRWLLMSRPLPPLELRDPPDLKLCPSYHWLETNVDAEEREEEEEDRWVYAGHPSPSTGIPYSHGGLHPGASGPKAEAQLPEGGLLLSPSIQKALEGVHYIADHLRSEDADSSVKEDWRYVAMVIDRIFLWLFILVCFLGTVGLFLPPFLAGTI, encoded by the exons ATGGGTCCCTCCTGCCCTGCACTCCCGTCCACGACAAAGCTCGGGCTGTGGTGGCTCCTTCTGATCCCGGCAG CATCCGCGCAGCGAGCTCCCCACACCCAAGCCGAGGACCGCCTCTTCAAACACCTCTTTAAGGACTACAACCGCTGGGCACGGCCCGTGCCCAACACCTCGGATGTGGTGATCGTGCGCTTCGGACTGTCCATCGCCCAGCTGATCGATGTG gatgagaagaaccAGATGATGACCACCAACGTCTGGCTAAAGCAG gagtGGAGCGACTACAAGTTGCGCTGGAACCCAGCCGATTTCGGCAACATCACGTCCCTCCGGGTCCCTTCGGAGATGATCTGGATCCCCGACATTGTCCTCTACAACAA TGCCGATGGGGAGTTCGTGGTGACCCACATGACCAAGGCCCATGTCTTCTCCTCGGGCACCGTGCACTGGGTGCCGCCCGCCATCTACAAGAGCTCCTGCAGCATCGACGTCACCTTCTTCCCCTTCGACCAGCAGAACTGCAAGATGAAGTTCGGCTCCTGGTCGTACGACAAGGCCAAGATCGACCTGGTGCAGATGGAGCAGATGGTGGACCTGAAGGACTACTGGGAGAGCGGCGAGTGGGCCATCGTCAACGCCACTGGCACCTACAATAGCAAGAAGTATGACTGCTGCGCAGAGGTCTACCCGGATGTCACCTACTACTTCGTCATCCGCCGCCTGCCGCTCTTCTACACCATCAACCTCATCATCCCCTGCCTGCTCATCTCCTGCCTCACCGTGCTCGTCTTCTACCTGCCCTCCGACTGCGGTGAGAAGATCACGCTCTGCATCTCCGTGCTGCTCTCGCTCACTGTCTTCCTGCTGCTCATCACCGAGATCATCCCGTCCACCTCGCTGGTCATCCCGCTCATCGGCGAGTACCTGCTCTTCACCATGATCTTCGTCACCCTCTCCATCGTCATCACCGTCTTCGTCCTCAACGTCCACCACCGCTCCCCCAGCACCCACAGCATGCCCCGCTGGGTGCGGGTGGCCTTCCTGGGCTGCGTGCCCCGGTGGCTTCTGATGAGCCGGCCCCTGCCACCCTTGGAGCTCCGCGACCCCCCGGATCTGAAGCTCTGCCCCTCCTACCACTGGCTGGAGACCAATGTGGacgcagaggagagggaggaggaggaggaagaccgaTGGGTGTATGCGGGTCATCCGTCCCCCTCCACGGGCATCCCCTACAGCCATGGCGGTCTGCACCCAGGGGCCTCAGGTCCCAAGGCGGAGGCCCAGTTGCCGGAAGGTGGGCTCCTGCTGTCACCTAGCATCCAGAAGGCACTGGAGGGCGTCCACTATATTGCAGATCACCTGCGGTCGGAGGATGCTGACTCTTCA GTGAAGGAAGACTGGAGGTACGTGGCCATGGTCATCGACAGGATATTCCTCTGGTTGTTTATCCTTGTTTGCTTCCTGGGGACGGTCGGACTCTTCCTTCCTCCGTTCCTGGCTGGAACGATCTGA
- the CHRNA2 gene encoding neuronal acetylcholine receptor subunit alpha-2 isoform X2 has protein sequence MKFGSWSYDKAKIDLVQMEQMVDLKDYWESGEWAIVNATGTYNSKKYDCCAEVYPDVTYYFVIRRLPLFYTINLIIPCLLISCLTVLVFYLPSDCGEKITLCISVLLSLTVFLLLITEIIPSTSLVIPLIGEYLLFTMIFVTLSIVITVFVLNVHHRSPSTHSMPRWVRVAFLGCVPRWLLMSRPLPPLELRDPPDLKLCPSYHWLETNVDAEEREEEEEDRWVYAGHPSPSTGIPYSHGGLHPGASGPKAEAQLPEGGLLLSPSIQKALEGVHYIADHLRSEDADSSVKEDWRYVAMVIDRIFLWLFILVCFLGTVGLFLPPFLAGTI, from the exons ATGAAGTTCGGCTCCTGGTCGTACGACAAGGCCAAGATCGACCTGGTGCAGATGGAGCAGATGGTGGACCTGAAGGACTACTGGGAGAGCGGCGAGTGGGCCATCGTCAACGCCACTGGCACCTACAATAGCAAGAAGTATGACTGCTGCGCAGAGGTCTACCCGGATGTCACCTACTACTTCGTCATCCGCCGCCTGCCGCTCTTCTACACCATCAACCTCATCATCCCCTGCCTGCTCATCTCCTGCCTCACCGTGCTCGTCTTCTACCTGCCCTCCGACTGCGGTGAGAAGATCACGCTCTGCATCTCCGTGCTGCTCTCGCTCACTGTCTTCCTGCTGCTCATCACCGAGATCATCCCGTCCACCTCGCTGGTCATCCCGCTCATCGGCGAGTACCTGCTCTTCACCATGATCTTCGTCACCCTCTCCATCGTCATCACCGTCTTCGTCCTCAACGTCCACCACCGCTCCCCCAGCACCCACAGCATGCCCCGCTGGGTGCGGGTGGCCTTCCTGGGCTGCGTGCCCCGGTGGCTTCTGATGAGCCGGCCCCTGCCACCCTTGGAGCTCCGCGACCCCCCGGATCTGAAGCTCTGCCCCTCCTACCACTGGCTGGAGACCAATGTGGacgcagaggagagggaggaggaggaggaagaccgaTGGGTGTATGCGGGTCATCCGTCCCCCTCCACGGGCATCCCCTACAGCCATGGCGGTCTGCACCCAGGGGCCTCAGGTCCCAAGGCGGAGGCCCAGTTGCCGGAAGGTGGGCTCCTGCTGTCACCTAGCATCCAGAAGGCACTGGAGGGCGTCCACTATATTGCAGATCACCTGCGGTCGGAGGATGCTGACTCTTCA GTGAAGGAAGACTGGAGGTACGTGGCCATGGTCATCGACAGGATATTCCTCTGGTTGTTTATCCTTGTTTGCTTCCTGGGGACGGTCGGACTCTTCCTTCCTCCGTTCCTGGCTGGAACGATCTGA